Proteins encoded within one genomic window of Spirulina major PCC 6313:
- a CDS encoding dienelactone hydrolase family protein, producing the protein MRNAFLAAIAACCTILFWAMVQAPESMAQSDRLHTLHRSDQPIASAITEFAPSQAVLAGTVTYGMTDEDLPMQGYLARPADSVEPSPAIIVIHEWWGLNENIETMTRRLAGEGYTALAIDLYNGAVAEAPNQARALVGTVQNNLEAARANIRQAYAYLDETQQAPKIASLGWCFGGTWSLNTALLFPDDLDAAVIYYGGGITTDPEQLATLEMPIIGFFGGEDTNPTPETVAEFERVLKDLDKSVEVHLYEGAGHAFANPSGTRYVAAAALDAWEKTLEFLAAHL; encoded by the coding sequence ATGCGCAATGCTTTTCTTGCTGCGATCGCGGCCTGCTGTACCATTCTGTTTTGGGCGATGGTGCAAGCACCGGAATCCATGGCCCAAAGCGATCGCCTCCATACCCTGCACCGCAGCGATCAGCCCATCGCATCGGCCATTACTGAATTTGCCCCCAGTCAAGCTGTCCTCGCCGGAACTGTCACCTACGGCATGACGGATGAAGATCTGCCGATGCAAGGCTATCTCGCCCGCCCCGCCGACAGTGTTGAACCCAGCCCCGCGATCATCGTCATTCACGAATGGTGGGGGCTGAATGAAAATATTGAAACGATGACGCGCCGCCTTGCCGGGGAAGGCTACACCGCCCTCGCGATCGATCTCTATAACGGCGCAGTGGCCGAAGCCCCCAACCAAGCCCGCGCCCTAGTCGGCACAGTGCAAAACAATCTAGAGGCCGCCCGCGCCAACATTCGCCAAGCCTACGCCTATTTAGATGAGACTCAGCAAGCCCCGAAAATTGCTAGCTTGGGCTGGTGTTTTGGTGGTACTTGGTCGCTGAATACGGCGTTGCTGTTCCCCGATGATCTTGATGCAGCGGTGATTTACTACGGCGGTGGCATCACCACTGATCCGGAGCAACTGGCAACCCTGGAAATGCCGATCATTGGCTTCTTTGGCGGGGAAGATACCAACCCGACCCCGGAAACCGTGGCAGAATTTGAGCGCGTCCTCAAGGATTTGGATAAGTCCGTTGAGGTGCATCTCTATGAGGGTGCGGGTCATGCCTTTGCGAATCCGTCGGGGACGCGCTACGTGGCAGCGGCGGCGCTGGATGCTTGGGAGAAAACCCTTGAATTTTTAGCGGCGCATCTGTAG
- a CDS encoding chorismate lyase, with the protein MSRSTSPTLETRWHALAPLWQGHSPAIHTGLPHEQLAPAWQILMLGDGSPTRHLTLLTREVIEVDVIDMASIGMAPDDAPAQIEVVPGPRLRRQVWLRTASGQRLAYAVSWWDANHVDEYLQNRALPIWDNLSQLHSELYRDIQGIYYGDSAALAAEFQETGPFWGRHYLFWHSGQPLTLIYEVFSPYLQRYLGAMGGGDWLRSHPPSR; encoded by the coding sequence TTGAGCCGATCCACCAGTCCCACCCTTGAAACCCGATGGCACGCCCTCGCCCCCCTGTGGCAAGGTCACTCCCCCGCCATTCACACCGGACTTCCCCACGAGCAACTCGCCCCCGCCTGGCAAATCCTGATGCTCGGCGACGGTTCACCGACGCGCCATCTAACGCTGCTCACCCGCGAAGTGATTGAAGTGGATGTAATCGACATGGCTTCGATTGGAATGGCTCCCGATGACGCACCCGCTCAAATTGAGGTGGTTCCAGGGCCACGGTTACGTCGTCAGGTGTGGCTCCGCACGGCATCGGGGCAACGGTTGGCCTATGCGGTGTCCTGGTGGGATGCGAACCATGTGGATGAGTATCTACAAAATCGCGCCTTGCCAATTTGGGATAATCTCTCGCAACTGCATAGCGAACTCTATCGGGATATTCAGGGGATTTACTACGGCGATTCGGCAGCGTTGGCGGCGGAATTTCAAGAGACAGGGCCATTCTGGGGGCGGCATTATCTGTTTTGGCACAGTGGCCAGCCCTTGACGCTCATTTATGAAGTGTTTTCACCCTATTTACAGCGGTATTTAGGGGCAATGGGGGGCGGGGACTGGTTGCGATCGCACCCCCCCAGCCGATAA
- a CDS encoding transposase encodes MGVSPLELSYHNKTLENCEKNSQIYNALKTWLGQDIPWAHLSHLTTCIWMVIAVIQTGAVNLTKWLPYLPCRGLFAQSKQRRVRRWLGNSRINIHRLYKPIIKAALADWQDEVMYLSLDTSLFWDEYCLIRVAVVHRGRALPLGWRVLAHPSASVAANTYRELLQDVARLLPQGVKVVLLADRGFVQTETMTLVRTFGWHYRIRIKSNTWLWHSAKGWSQPKAFHLKPGEALCWHNVKLHKGEWYGPVHVIFGRNNVNGEFWAVVSDEPTHLQTFAEYGLRFDIEEAFLDDQSGGWHLQSSQLRSVCVLSRLCFILALATLYVSAQGLEVVQSGKRRWVDPHWFRGNSYFRIGLEWIRTALLEGWRLIRLVAFFSNSDPEPAMASRPQHRQRSYRLEFQFCSFSYSPD; translated from the coding sequence ATGGGAGTCAGTCCTCTAGAATTGAGTTACCACAACAAAACTCTGGAGAACTGTGAAAAAAACTCCCAAATTTACAATGCCCTGAAAACCTGGTTGGGTCAAGACATCCCCTGGGCGCATCTGAGCCACCTGACTACCTGCATCTGGATGGTCATCGCCGTCATCCAAACCGGAGCAGTCAACCTCACGAAATGGCTGCCGTATCTGCCCTGTCGAGGATTGTTTGCCCAAAGTAAACAGCGGCGAGTCCGACGCTGGCTGGGCAATAGCCGCATCAATATTCATCGACTCTACAAACCCATCATCAAAGCCGCCTTAGCCGATTGGCAGGATGAGGTGATGTACCTGAGCTTAGACACCTCACTATTTTGGGATGAGTATTGTCTGATTCGGGTGGCTGTGGTGCATCGCGGTCGTGCTTTACCCCTAGGCTGGCGTGTGTTGGCTCATCCCAGTGCCTCGGTTGCCGCCAACACCTACCGAGAACTGCTCCAAGATGTCGCTCGACTCCTACCGCAAGGGGTGAAGGTGGTGCTGCTGGCTGACCGTGGCTTTGTGCAGACGGAGACTATGACGCTGGTGCGCACCTTCGGCTGGCATTATCGCATCCGCATCAAAAGCAATACCTGGCTTTGGCACTCTGCCAAGGGCTGGAGCCAACCAAAAGCGTTTCATCTCAAACCCGGTGAAGCCCTCTGCTGGCACAACGTCAAACTTCACAAAGGTGAATGGTATGGTCCGGTTCATGTCATTTTCGGTCGCAACAATGTCAATGGCGAGTTTTGGGCGGTTGTCAGTGATGAACCGACCCACCTCCAGACTTTTGCTGAGTATGGTCTCCGGTTTGATATCGAGGAGGCGTTTCTCGATGACCAGTCTGGGGGTTGGCACCTCCAATCTTCCCAACTTCGCTCAGTTTGTGTTCTTTCCCGTCTCTGCTTCATTCTGGCTCTGGCGACTCTCTATGTCTCAGCTCAGGGTCTTGAGGTTGTCCAATCGGGCAAGCGTCGCTGGGTTGACCCCCATTGGTTTCGCGGCAATAGCTATTTTCGTATCGGTCTTGAGTGGATTCGTACTGCTCTCCTTGAGGGCTGGCGCTTGATTCGGCTTGTTGCTTTCTTTTCTAATTCTGACCCTGAACCGGCTATGGCTTCTCGTCCTCAGCATCGGCAACGCTCTTATCGCCTTGAATTCCAGTTTTGCTCTTTTTCTTACTCCCCTGACTGA
- the recJ gene encoding single-stranded-DNA-specific exonuclease RecJ, whose product MTQLPDQRWQLAPSQPDRIPALVAATGLSPLLVQVLLNRGITTPEEAQQHVDPELTTLPAPVDEFPDLAKSVGILQGAIADHDPIVICGDYDADGMTSTALLIRALRHWGAEVTYAIPSRMDEGYGINERIVEDCANAGVGVILTVDNGIAAYDPIHRAVDLGISVIVTDHHDLPPKLPPADAILNPKLLPETSPYRTLAGVGVAYVLAVATGQALGQLGGLTVTLLDLCTLGTIADLAALTGVNRRWVKRGLKTLPQSSLAGLQALMQLAQMDEKRKPMRPDAIGFRLGPRINAVGRIGDPAHVIELLTTDDPAIALTQATECETTNRRRRQLCEQIEQEAVALVETQDLPWRRDRVLVVYKPDWHHGVIGIVASRLVERYGVPVFICTQENPTTIRGSARSIPEFHVAQALDFCDDCLLKHGGHQAAGGFSVNLDQFPTFQRRLSEFAHQHLEPEHLKPCVFVDVEAQLSDITAALYQQIESLQPWGMGVNAPVFWSSEVAIADQRVLKGNHLKLKLAQGETVLDAIAWRWGDYFPLPSPLDVAYTVEENHWQGNTTLQLQLAGLRATPSTAAHPTTPQPTLAALPPPTPRKKAAHFTYKNRPYQCSLANAENELRIRNEQGQVLAVQRGQRTGLLGESREAAKPVDVTKPHFYSLIKTAIAALEAE is encoded by the coding sequence ATGACTCAACTTCCTGACCAGCGTTGGCAGCTTGCCCCGTCCCAGCCCGATCGCATTCCCGCTTTAGTGGCGGCGACGGGCCTCTCGCCGCTCTTGGTGCAGGTGTTGCTGAATCGGGGCATTACGACCCCAGAGGAAGCACAGCAGCACGTTGATCCGGAATTGACGACCCTGCCGGCTCCGGTGGATGAATTCCCCGATTTGGCGAAAAGTGTCGGGATTTTGCAAGGCGCGATCGCAGACCACGACCCGATCGTGATTTGTGGCGATTACGATGCCGACGGCATGACCAGCACCGCGTTATTAATCCGCGCCCTGCGCCATTGGGGGGCGGAGGTGACCTACGCGATTCCGAGCCGGATGGATGAGGGGTACGGCATCAACGAGCGCATCGTTGAAGACTGCGCCAATGCGGGCGTGGGGGTAATCTTGACCGTAGATAATGGCATCGCTGCCTATGACCCGATTCACCGCGCCGTGGATCTTGGCATTAGCGTCATCGTCACCGATCACCACGATTTACCCCCGAAACTCCCCCCAGCGGATGCCATTCTCAACCCGAAACTCCTGCCGGAAACCTCCCCCTATCGCACCTTAGCCGGGGTGGGGGTGGCCTATGTGTTGGCGGTGGCCACGGGTCAGGCCTTGGGGCAGTTGGGCGGGCTGACGGTGACGCTGTTGGATCTCTGCACCTTGGGGACGATCGCAGACTTAGCCGCCCTCACCGGCGTGAATCGACGCTGGGTCAAACGGGGTTTAAAAACCCTGCCGCAATCATCCCTAGCGGGTTTACAAGCCCTGATGCAGTTGGCGCAGATGGACGAAAAGCGCAAACCGATGCGACCGGATGCGATCGGGTTTCGCCTCGGCCCACGGATTAATGCCGTGGGACGGATTGGCGACCCAGCCCATGTGATCGAACTGCTCACCACCGATGATCCTGCGATCGCCCTCACCCAGGCCACGGAATGCGAAACCACCAACCGCCGCCGCCGCCAACTCTGCGAACAGATCGAACAGGAAGCCGTGGCACTGGTGGAAACCCAAGACCTCCCCTGGCGGCGCGATCGCGTCCTCGTCGTCTACAAACCCGATTGGCACCATGGCGTGATTGGCATCGTCGCCTCGCGCCTCGTGGAACGCTACGGCGTGCCCGTCTTCATCTGCACCCAAGAAAACCCCACGACGATTCGCGGCTCGGCCCGCAGTATTCCGGAATTTCACGTCGCCCAAGCCCTCGATTTTTGTGACGATTGCCTCCTGAAACATGGCGGCCACCAAGCCGCCGGGGGTTTTAGCGTCAACCTCGACCAGTTCCCCACCTTCCAACGTCGCCTCAGCGAATTCGCCCACCAACACCTTGAACCCGAACACCTCAAACCCTGTGTCTTCGTCGATGTTGAGGCACAATTGAGCGACATCACCGCCGCGCTTTATCAGCAAATTGAGAGCTTGCAGCCTTGGGGAATGGGGGTTAATGCGCCGGTCTTTTGGTCGTCGGAGGTGGCGATCGCGGATCAGCGCGTCCTCAAAGGCAATCATCTCAAACTCAAGCTAGCCCAGGGTGAAACGGTTTTAGACGCGATCGCCTGGCGTTGGGGTGATTACTTCCCCCTCCCCAGCCCCCTCGACGTGGCCTACACCGTCGAAGAAAACCACTGGCAGGGCAACACCACCCTCCAATTGCAACTCGCCGGCCTCCGCGCCACCCCATCCACCGCCGCCCATCCCACCACCCCACAGCCTACGCTGGCCGCCCTGCCACCCCCCACGCCCCGCAAAAAAGCCGCCCACTTCACCTATAAAAACCGCCCCTATCAATGCAGTCTCGCCAACGCCGAAAATGAACTCCGGATCAGAAATGAGCAGGGCCAAGTTTTAGCGGTGCAACGGGGACAGCGCACGGGCTTACTCGGTGAAAGTCGTGAGGCTGCAAAACCAGTGGATGTGACCAAACCCCATTTTTATAGCCTGATCAAGACTGCGATCGCTGCCCTCGAAGCTGAGTAA
- the xseB gene encoding exodeoxyribonuclease VII small subunit, whose product MTTWNYETAIAELETLITQLETGNLPLEQVFQQFETATQHLQQCEAFLQQGQTQMTLQIETLTPPDSP is encoded by the coding sequence ATGACAACGTGGAATTACGAAACAGCGATCGCTGAACTCGAAACCCTGATCACTCAACTGGAAACCGGCAATCTCCCCCTCGAACAAGTTTTTCAACAATTTGAAACCGCCACCCAACACCTGCAACAATGTGAGGCATTCTTGCAACAGGGTCAAACCCAAATGACCCTCCAGATCGAAACCCTCACCCCGCCCGATTCCCCCTAG
- the rplI gene encoding 50S ribosomal protein L9, with protein MAKRVQVVLNQDVKKLGTNGDVVEVAPGYARNYLIPQGFAIPASPGILKMVAQRREKERLRLIEVKNQAEARKTALATVGRLRIYKQAGEGNAIFGTVTSQDVADVILEKAGQEIDKRNLTLPEINQLGTYQVEVKLHAEVTAMVEIEVAPQ; from the coding sequence ATGGCAAAGCGTGTACAAGTTGTTCTCAATCAAGATGTTAAAAAACTCGGCACGAATGGCGATGTCGTTGAAGTAGCCCCCGGTTATGCCCGGAACTACCTCATTCCCCAAGGATTCGCCATTCCCGCCTCCCCTGGCATTCTCAAAATGGTGGCCCAGCGCCGCGAAAAAGAACGGCTACGGTTAATCGAAGTCAAGAACCAAGCCGAAGCCCGGAAAACAGCATTGGCGACGGTGGGACGGCTCCGGATTTACAAGCAAGCTGGGGAAGGCAACGCCATTTTCGGAACCGTCACGAGCCAAGATGTGGCGGATGTGATTCTCGAAAAAGCGGGTCAAGAGATTGATAAGCGCAATCTCACCCTGCCGGAAATCAATCAACTGGGAACGTATCAAGTGGAAGTCAAGCTGCATGCCGAAGTGACCGCGATGGTGGAAATCGAAGTAGCTCCACAATAG
- the argA gene encoding amino-acid N-acetyltransferase, which produces MNELQSQGHAINRVSFFREAAPYIHSHRGKTFVVAFAGEVIASPKFPQIMQDLAIISSLGARLILVHGTRPQIDERLHNTNTPVQIHNGIRVTDLPTLLAAQEAIGFLRIRIENQLTHILNQPSISSHGLGIISGNFITARPMGIHDGVDYRFTGLIRRINHGLIQQQLDANHIVLLSPMGYSPTGEAYNLRYEHVAIVAAKALTADKLIFLSYQPLNMPRKLTLDEAQTYDHEFMLPALEALDDGVDRVHLIDAEMDGALLLEMYTRDGVGTMISEDKFEQLRSANVEDISSILNLIRPLENKGTLVKRSREHLEIEIHNFHVITRDDQVIACAALYNTDDDQVSELACFVVHPQYRGSQRGDKLLDHITQLAHQQGKTKLVALTTHTTDWFRERGFIKGSIEDLPPNKKSLYNYQRNSQVLFKQITE; this is translated from the coding sequence ATGAACGAATTGCAGTCCCAGGGCCACGCGATCAATCGGGTTTCCTTTTTTCGCGAAGCCGCCCCCTACATCCATTCCCATCGCGGCAAAACCTTCGTGGTTGCCTTTGCCGGAGAAGTGATCGCCAGTCCGAAATTTCCCCAAATCATGCAGGATTTAGCGATCATCTCCAGCCTAGGGGCGCGGCTGATCCTCGTCCACGGCACTCGCCCCCAAATTGACGAACGCCTCCACAACACCAACACCCCAGTCCAGATTCACAACGGTATCCGCGTCACAGATCTACCCACTCTCCTCGCTGCCCAAGAAGCGATCGGGTTTTTGCGAATTCGGATTGAAAATCAACTCACCCACATTCTCAATCAGCCCTCCATTTCGAGTCATGGCCTCGGCATCATTTCCGGGAACTTCATCACCGCTCGCCCGATGGGCATTCATGACGGTGTGGATTATCGCTTTACCGGGCTGATTCGCCGCATTAATCATGGCCTGATTCAACAACAGCTTGATGCGAATCATATTGTGTTGCTCTCGCCAATGGGCTATTCCCCCACCGGCGAAGCCTATAACCTCCGCTATGAACATGTGGCGATCGTGGCGGCCAAGGCCCTCACGGCGGATAAATTGATTTTCCTCAGTTATCAACCCCTCAATATGCCGCGTAAGCTCACCCTTGATGAAGCCCAAACCTATGATCATGAATTTATGCTGCCTGCCCTCGAAGCCCTAGATGATGGGGTGGATCGGGTGCATTTAATTGATGCGGAAATGGATGGGGCGTTGTTGTTGGAAATGTACACCCGTGACGGGGTGGGCACGATGATTTCTGAGGATAAGTTTGAACAGTTGCGATCGGCGAATGTTGAAGATATCAGCAGCATTTTAAATCTGATTCGTCCGTTGGAAAATAAAGGCACGTTGGTGAAGCGATCGCGCGAACATTTAGAAATAGAAATTCATAATTTCCATGTGATCACCCGTGATGATCAAGTGATTGCCTGTGCTGCGTTGTACAACACCGATGATGATCAAGTCAGTGAGTTAGCCTGTTTTGTGGTGCATCCTCAATATCGCGGCTCTCAACGGGGCGATAAATTGCTCGACCATATTACCCAACTTGCTCACCAACAGGGCAAAACTAAACTGGTGGCCCTAACCACACACACGACCGATTGGTTTCGGGAACGGGGTTTTATCAAGGGCAGTATTGAAGACCTTCCCCCGAATAAAAAATCCCTATATAACTATCAGCGCAATTCTCAAGTGCTGTTTAAACAGATCACCGAATAA
- a CDS encoding Gfo/Idh/MocA family protein, with translation MLNVGVLGTGFGQKIHLPGLQHHPQTQAIAVWNPELGKAKAIADQHHVPHAFHHLDKLLSLPELDAVTISTPPFLHYEMAKQAILAGKHILLEKPMTMTVAECQELHHLAQERGVIAVADFEFRFVPAWQRLAELLADGFVGKPRLIKIDWLVVSRADPSRPWNWYARQDQGGGALGAIGSHAFDYIHWLFGPVRSLCGHLSCAIPERPDPKDGNQLKPVDADDTGLILLELADGTPVQLSLSSVTYNGRGHWLEVYGDRGTLVLGSDNLKDYVHGFKLWGAPAGQPLTEQEIPKRLAFPQSFSDGRLAPFIRVVDHWVHCIDQGKPAAPSLAEGVYSQLLMDLTHESHRRRAWVDVPTLAAIA, from the coding sequence ATGCTGAATGTTGGTGTCCTAGGAACAGGGTTTGGTCAAAAAATTCATCTGCCGGGATTGCAACACCATCCCCAGACGCAAGCGATCGCAGTCTGGAACCCCGAACTCGGCAAAGCGAAAGCCATCGCGGATCAGCACCACGTTCCCCATGCCTTTCATCACCTCGATAAGCTGCTGAGTTTGCCGGAACTGGACGCGGTGACGATTTCCACGCCGCCGTTTTTACATTATGAGATGGCCAAGCAAGCGATTCTGGCGGGGAAACATATCCTCCTCGAAAAGCCGATGACGATGACGGTGGCCGAATGCCAAGAACTCCATCACCTTGCCCAGGAGCGCGGCGTGATTGCCGTGGCGGATTTTGAATTTCGCTTTGTTCCGGCCTGGCAACGGTTGGCAGAACTGCTCGCTGATGGGTTTGTGGGGAAACCTCGGCTGATTAAGATTGATTGGTTGGTGGTGAGTCGGGCTGATCCGAGTCGGCCCTGGAATTGGTATGCGCGGCAGGATCAAGGCGGTGGCGCGTTGGGGGCGATTGGTTCCCATGCGTTTGACTATATTCATTGGTTGTTTGGGCCGGTGCGATCGCTCTGTGGTCATCTCAGTTGCGCCATCCCGGAACGCCCCGATCCCAAAGATGGCAACCAACTCAAGCCCGTCGATGCCGATGATACCGGGTTGATCCTGCTCGAACTGGCCGACGGAACACCTGTGCAACTCTCCCTTAGTTCCGTCACCTACAACGGCCGCGGCCATTGGCTGGAAGTGTACGGCGATCGCGGCACCCTCGTCCTCGGCAGCGACAACCTCAAAGACTACGTCCACGGCTTCAAACTCTGGGGCGCACCAGCGGGCCAACCCCTCACCGAACAGGAGATCCCCAAACGTCTCGCCTTCCCCCAATCCTTCAGCGATGGCCGCCTCGCCCCCTTCATCCGCGTCGTCGATCATTGGGTCCACTGCATCGACCAGGGCAAACCCGCCGCCCCCTCCCTCGCTGAAGGGGTCTATTCTCAACTCTTGATGGATCTCACCCACGAGTCCCACCGTCGCCGCGCTTGGGTGGATGTGCCGACATTGGCTGCGATCGCATAG
- a CDS encoding SAM hydrolase/SAM-dependent halogenase family protein has translation MLTLLTDFGVQDGYVGILKGAIASIAPRCTIVDLTHQIPPQNIAAARFCLLNAYRYFPAGTVHVAVVDPGVGSDRHAVAIQIQEGWLVGPDNGLFSGVLQTSPPLAAVTLNNPHYWRTPHPSTTFHGRDIFAPVGAHLSLGVPLTELGDSLNPKHLVSLPLPAVTEDPTGLHGTIQHIDHFGNLITTIPGERLRDRAWGIKVSDRTLPAAHSYSDRPWGSAIALIGSHGWVEIAINGGNAQAQLEGQIGAACTLIWLDLP, from the coding sequence ATGTTGACCTTGCTCACTGACTTTGGAGTTCAAGATGGTTACGTCGGCATCTTAAAAGGGGCGATCGCATCCATTGCCCCCCGCTGCACCATCGTTGATCTCACCCACCAGATTCCCCCGCAAAATATCGCAGCGGCCCGGTTTTGCCTGCTCAATGCCTATCGCTATTTTCCGGCGGGTACGGTGCATGTGGCGGTGGTTGATCCGGGGGTGGGGAGCGATCGCCACGCTGTCGCGATTCAAATTCAGGAGGGTTGGCTTGTGGGCCCGGATAATGGCCTGTTTAGTGGTGTTTTGCAAACCTCGCCGCCCCTCGCTGCCGTTACCTTGAATAATCCTCACTATTGGCGCACGCCTCACCCCAGTACCACCTTCCACGGTCGGGATATTTTCGCACCCGTGGGGGCGCATTTATCCTTAGGTGTGCCGCTCACAGAACTCGGCGATTCGCTCAATCCAAAACACTTAGTCTCCTTGCCGTTACCCGCAGTCACAGAAGACCCCACCGGACTCCACGGCACGATTCAACATATTGATCATTTCGGCAATTTAATCACGACAATTCCGGGGGAACGGCTACGTGATCGCGCCTGGGGGATCAAGGTGAGCGATCGCACCCTCCCCGCCGCCCACAGCTACAGCGATCGGCCCTGGGGGAGCGCGATCGCTTTAATCGGGAGCCATGGCTGGGTTGAAATTGCGATTAATGGCGGCAATGCCCAAGCCCAGTTAGAGGGGCAAATTGGCGCAGCTTGCACTCTGATCTGGCTAGATTTACCGTAG